The segment CCAAAATCCTCTGCCTCTTCTCCGCCGCGCTCAGGTTGAAGATGTTGGTCTGCTGCCCCGCATCCGGGCGGTAGTACGTCTCGATCTCAATGGAAAACTTCTCCACAAAGGGACACGTGTACCTGGAGAGGCACGGGACTGAGCCCAGGGGCATGGCCAGTCCTGCAGCCCACCCCGCCGcctcccagctcccacctggTGCGCGTGTAGGGATAAGCATTCCAGGACTCCTCCTCCACCTGGAGCGCGGCTTTGGGGAGGAGCGCCCGGAACCAGCTGGGGATGTGGGAGCCAACGTGGTAGATCTTGTGCGTGTACTGCCCGCTGCCCCCAGGGCCATCGCTGTAGGGTCGGTTGGCCAGGATCTCCACACCGCTGCCCTCGCCACTCGACTCCTCCCGGCTCTTCTTCTGCACGGAGACGACAGCTCAGTGCGGCCCCGCCAGGGCGCCCCGGGTCCGCGTACACTCCTGCCCCCATGTGCCGGCATCCACCGGCCCCACACCTGCTCGCAGGACCCCCTGCTTGGCTCGGTGGTCCCAAACCCACCCGAAGCCTCAGTGAAACCCCTGCAACCTGCAGGGGTGATCCCTTGGGATCGCCctcagcccccccccccccaggctGCAtgctcagccccacagccccctcaCACCCCCCAGCACCCCATGCTCAGCCTGTgtcccccctgcacccccaggctcagcccctgcacCCTTCATGCCTCCCCACAGCCCACTGCACCCCTCAGGCTACAATCTCCAGCCTCTCTcagccccctgcaccccctcAGTCACAGTCCCCAGACCCCTGcaccccccagctccccatgcccagccccacagccctgggcaccccctCAGGCCCGGCCCCACAAACCCCAGACCCGCGCAGCCCCCGGGCTCATCCCGCAGACCCCCGCAACCCCAGCCCTCCCCGCTCAGCCCCGCAGCTCCCCCAGGCCCCCCTGCTCAGCCCCGCATTCCCACCTGGATCATGTACAGCTGGGCCACCTGGTACTCCTCCAGGCTCATGGGCAGCAGGATGTGGTACTCCTTGATCAgcatggcggcggcggggcaCAGCGGGGGCAGCTCCTGAGGGGGTTTTCGTTACACCGCAGCGGGCCGGCTCCGGGACACCTCGGGCCGGTTCGGCACCCTCAGAACCGCTCGGGGCGCACTCAGCACAGCCCGCTACGGGTTCGGCCCGTCTCGGAGCCGCTCCTTCCCCGCGTTCGGCTGAAGCCGGTATCGCTCGGCTCCCGGTTCGGTTCAGTCCGGTACCGCTCGGCTACGCTCGGTGCCGGGTTCGACCCGGCTCGGCACCACACTCGGCTGAGTCCGGTACCGCTCGGCCCGGCTCGGAAAAGCTCGGCCCTGGGTTCGGCGGAGTCCGGCACCGCTCGGCTCCCGGTTCGGTTCAGTCTGGTACCGCTCGGCCGCCCTCGGCCCCAGGTTCGGCCCGGCTCAGTCCCACGTTCGGCTCAGTCCGGTACCGCTCGGCCCCTCTCGGCCCCGGGttcggcccggctcggccccgCTTGGCTCGGctccgttgccatggcaacggggcCCTCCGCtcccccccgcccgcccgcccggtccccgccgccccccggccccACCAAACCTGCGCCGCTGCGCACCGGCCCCTCGGCTCGTGACATCACAGCCCGTTCCCACGGCGACAGCCGTGACGTAGGCAGGTGAGGGGGGGGGGCCCGTGACGTCAGAGAGCGGAAGGCAGCGAGCGCCACTCACGGGCGCTCCGCGTGTaccggcgccgccgcccccggaAAAACCCggtgttttatttaaaaagccGCGTTTTCAAGCGATCAGCGAGAGGTTCGCTCACTCCGGCACTCTCAGCTCCGGGACACCCACCCAGCGCTGCTCCAAGCCCTCCCCCAACGCCCCCGCCATCCACATCGGGACCCGCCCGCGCGGGGACACACCGAGGCCAAGTCCCAACATTGTCCTTTATTTATAAAAACACGCATTTATAAAGAGCGGAGAGCGCGGGGAGGGGGGGCTCGGGCAGCACGGCGgcccccccgcccccgccgccgccaccgggagctcccggggggtcccggccGGCAGCTGCCGTTACGTGCGGGCGTTCCGCTCTGTCTCTGCCAGGCACTCCCTGACCAGCGCCCGGGCGTGGATGATCCCTGCGGGGAGAAGCACAGGGACACCTCGAACCACGCTCCCGAGGAGCCTCGGGGGCGCAGCCCGcctccccgcccggcccctACCCCGCTTCAGCCGCTCCATGGCGCTCTTGCTGCCGGCGTAGGTGGGCCGGATCTCCTTGCCCATCTCCTCGATGACCGAGAGCAGGTCGGTGTAGGTGCTCTGCGAGCCCTGCGCCCCGGGGGGCTTCATGGCCTGCGGGAACAGGGGCACGAGCAGGGACGGAGCGGCTgggggccgcccccgccgccgccgcgcccggccccggcggccccgggccGCGCCTCACCTGCACGTAGCCCATGGACGGCGGCCCGAAGTCATTGAAGAGCGGCCGGAAAGGGGCGGCGGCGCCAGGCACGGAACCGGAGGGCGACGGGACACTCGTGGCTGCGGGAAACGGAGGGTCACGGCCGCGCTCCCTCTTCCGCGGTGCCTCCCTCCGCCGGTGCCATCCCTTCCCGGGGtgcccccctccctccctccctccctccggTCGCTCTCCGCTCCCGGTGCCCGCCGTCCCCCGCGGTTACCGCGGCGCTCTCTCACCGGCGGACGGTGCCCCGggccccggcggggcggggctggCGCTGGCGGCTCCGGGGGTAGCGGGGGCGGGAGCGATGGGCTTGTAGGACATCCCCGACGGCCGCCCGCCGCTCCCGGATCCCTGGAGCCCCGCGGCGGGGGTCGGCGTGCGGCCCCCGCGCTCGCCCCGCCGGTTGTATCGCCGGTGCCCGCCTCTCTTCAGCTCAGCTcggccccgctcggcccggCGGGAAGCCGGGAACCGGAGCGGAGCGCGGCGGCCCCGGTTCCCGGTAGCGCTGCGCGGCCCCGGCCTGACCCGGGTCTCTCCCCCCTCCGCCGCCGGCGCTCGCGGTGATGACGCAGGCGCGTCACGAGCGCGACGTCATCACGCCgccgcgcgcccgccgcccggTCACCGTGGAGACCCGCGGCGTCGGCCCCGCCCCCTCGGCGCCTCGCCCACCGCGTGACTGCTGCCGAGGCCACGCCCCCTCGCCCGGCGGGGGCCCTCCCGGGGGTCACGTGACCGACCGGCGGCACCGCCTCGGGGCACGGggggggcaccgggagcggcaccgggagcggcaccgCCACCAAGGGACCCcgcagccccgagccgccgcCGGTCAGGGCGCCCCGACCCTGCGGGGCTGGACCCCGGCCCGGCCTTTGGGGAACCGGCCCCACCCGCCGGCCGTGCATTCCCCGGAGCCCCGTGCCCGCGGTCCCGGCTCCCTGCGGGGCTCCCGTGAGACTCAAGTCCGGGGTTGTGGGGGATACCAGTGGATGGCACGATCACAAATAAACTCTttggaaaaaacacaaaacacaaagcaaaagtcTGTGGAGAGAGTTTTATCATCTCAAAAGGGCAAAATTGGCCCCaaactgcagccagggcagggagggtaCCTACAGcggccctgcctgcagctggctgaggcccTTCCACCCAGGAATGCTTTATTTCTCTCCTGGGGGtctcctggctgggctgccaggaGTTCCCCTGTACTGGGGGCTGCCGGAACATCCCTGAGGGTCTGTGCCAGCCCCGAaagggcagggatgcagggatgcctCACCCCGGGCAGGTCTGAGCTCCAGCCATGGTGACGGGGCGGGTTATGCTGTGCAGCCCGCATTAAACCCGGCGTGGGGGCAGCCTGAGGGGCTCAGTGCGGCACACGGAGTGGGAATGGAGGCTGGAGGGatgagcagcagggatggggaacaGCCGAAGGAGAGGGGACCGCGATGGTGTGACTTCCAGGGTGAGCTCCGGCTGGCAAGGGGGACGATGCAGGGAGAGGGCACAGACAAGGGCGAGAGCAGTCAAAGCTCGGCCGAGCCCGTGCAGAAAAGGCTCCCGACCTCGGCCCCGGTGCCTCCACCATGGCCAGAcctcagctgggagcagctccagcgCCCAGGCACGGGCACCATGCAGCCGGGGGTCCCTCCGTGGCCCCCTCGTCTCCGTAAGGCACGGGGGGCTCGGGTCCCTCAGCGCGACATCATCCGCACGAACTCTGCCGGGGGGAACACACACGTGCACCGTCCTggccccttccctgctcccggccccttccctgctcccagccccttccctgctcctacCTTCGAAGTCCACCAGGCCATCGCCATTGAGATCCACGTCCTTGAGGATCTCATCCACCTCCCGGTAGttgagctgctgccccaggagcttGCGCATGGCCTCCCGCAGCTCCGCCATGCTGATCTGTCCGTCCCCGTTGGTGTCGAACTACGGACAAGGTCCCGTTGCCACCGGCCACCCCCGGCACGCTGGCAGCCCGCCCGCCTGTCCCCGCCGGCCCCGTACCTCGCGGAAGGCGTCGCGCAGCTCCTTGATCCCAATCATATCCGCGGTCTCCGCCAGCATCTTGGGGCCCATCAGCTCCACGAAATCATCGAAATCCACCTTGCCCCCGGCTGCGGCAGGAGAGGGGGGTCAGCGGGGCAGCGGCAGGGACGGATGGGCGCCCGCTGCCCCGCCACGTACTgatctgctgggacagctcgaTCAGCTCCATCTCGGTGGGCATGTAGCCCATGGTCCGCATGCACTCGCCCAGGTCCTTGTAGCTGATGTAGCCGTCGTGGTCCTTGTCGAACTCCCGGAACGCCTGCttcagctctggggacaccacGGCGTCACCACCGGCACCCCGGCACCGCCACCCGCCCGAGTGGGACCCCCTCCCCAGCGCCTCACCTTCGATCTCCTCGGGCCGCAGCTCCCGGTCCTGGGGAAGAGAGAACGGGAAGAGACGGAGGAGGGGTCCTGCTCCCGGGGATGCCGCAGGGGCTCTGCCCTGAGCCCCCGGGAGCACGGGCAGCACGCGGGGAGGGGACGGTCGCGTACCCGCTGGGTGATGGCGATGCTCTGCCGCAGGAAGATGCAGGCCGGCCccaccagcccctgcagcaccgAGTACCCCTGCATCGGGGGGGTCTGCGCCGCGTCCAGCACGTCCTCGGGGTCCCCTGCGCCGGAGCCTGCAGTGCCCGAGCGTGGCTTCCCATCCTGCGGGAGCAGCAGGCGTCAGCGGCGAGGGGGGGCCAAGCCGGGactcccccctcctcctcctcctcctcctcctgctgctgcccggcGGGTGCACCCTGCCGCACCTTGGGGAGCCGCCGCTCAGGGGTCTTGGTGCAGTTGCCCATGGCTGCGGGCCGCCCCCGCGCCGCAGGACATGCCTGGCCCCGGGGGGGCCCGGCTGGCGCAGACCGCGGGGCTGCCACCGGGGATTTGAGGTTTTTATGGAATATCTGGGGATATGCAGGGCAGGCGCGGGGGGGTGGGTGCCGCGCCCGCGTGCATAATCCCCCGGATTATTCCCCGCTCGCCCGCCCTGCTCCAGATGTGGGCAGCCGCCCAGCTGTTCCCCGCTCCCGCAGCCTCCCTGCGAGGGCACGCAGGATCCCCGGCGCCCGCCGTGCCCCGGCCCCGTCCCCGCCGCCGGTTACCTGCCCAAAAGCggggcacggccggggcccCGGCCCCTCGGCAGCCCGCTGGAGCTCCGGGGGGGAGGCACCGCCACGGCTCAACCTCCCCCGGCTGCCCGCGGCGCCGGGACCCCGGAGCCGAGGGGCCGGGCGGGAGCCGCGGGAGCCCCTCCGCCCGGGGCCGAGCCGCCGGGGGCTGCCCCGGcacggggcgggcgcggggctgcCGGTGCCGCGCCGCTGCGGCGCGCGGAAGAGGAAGAACATTCCGCCCGCTCCCGCTCCACGGGGCCAAGCGGGAGAAACCAGATCGCCCCGAACCCGCGCCCGTCCCTCGCAGGGACgaggccgccgccgcccccgggaCGCGCGGCGGAGCGCAGGAGATCGGGTGGAGCGCAGCGGCCCCCCGGGGCGCTGGGGGGGGAGCGGGGCGccccggggggctcggggggggggctcggggggggctCCGGTTTCAGCGGCGAAacccgagccgggccgggcgcggggcaCGTGCCGCGCGCCGCCAGCGAGGCCACGCCCTCCGGCGCCACGAGCCCGCCTCGTGAACGCGCcccccgctccggccccgcccccccaGTGAGACCCCGCCCCCGAGCCGGCCATGGTCCGGCCTCTCGAGTGACGTCGCTGCCGCGCGCCGGCGCTCCCGTGACGTCACCGCGGGGGCGGCTGAAGGTGACGGTGgtcggtgccggtgccggggcCCCGCCATGGCCGGCAGGCAGCTGCTGGCGCTGCGGCGCCTGCCCGCCGCCTCCTTCTCGGTGAGCGGCGACCGCGCGGGGAGCGCCGGGACCGTGCGGTGCCGGTCCCGGCGTTGCCGGTGCTGAATGCGTGTGTCCCCGCAGACGGCGCCCAAGAAGACGCAGTTCGGGTCGCTGCGGGATGAGGACCGGATCTTCACCAACCTCTACGGGCGACACGACTGGCGGTGAGTAGCGGGAGCAGCGCGGGGAGcgccggtgcccggtgccccgTGCTCGATGCCCGGTGCTCGGTGCCACCGTGCCCGGTGCCCGCAGGCTGCAGGGCGCGCTGCGCCGCGGCGACTGGTACAAGACGAAGGAGATCCTGCTCAAGGGCGTGGACTGGATCCTCGGCGAGATCAAGACctcggggctgcggggccgcggcggcgcCGGGTTCCCCACGGGGCTCAAGTGGAGCTTCATGAACAAACCGCCGGACGGGAGGTGAGCGCGGCACCGCgcggccccggcagcgccccGGGCTGTGCCAGCCGCCTGACGCGGGCTGCCCGCAGACCCAAGTACCTGGTGGTGAACGCGGACGAGGGCGAGCCGGGCACCTGCAAGGACCGGGAGATCATGCGGCACGACCCGCACAAGCTGCTGGAGGGCTGCCTGGTGGCGGGGCGGGCCATGGGCGCCCGCGCCGCCTACATCTACATCCGCGGCGAGTTCTACAACGAGGCCTCCAACCTGCAGGTGGGCAGCGCCCCAAGGCCGGCCCGCGGCCCCCGGGGCGCTGCCGGGCTCACCCCCTGCCCCCCGCAGGTGGCCATCCGCGAGGCCTACGAGGCCGGGCTGCTGGGCGGCGACGCCTGCGGCTCGGGGTACGCCTTCGACGTGTTCGTGGTGCGCGGCGCCGGCGCCTACATCTGCGGGGAGGAGACGGCGCTCATCGAGTCCATCGAGGGCAAGCAGGGCAAGCCCCGCCTCAAGCCCCCCTTCCCCGCCGACGTGGGTACGGCCCCGCAGCTCCCGGCTGCCACCCCTCAACAGCTGTCCccgctgcagggacagcaccacatCCATTCAGAGCTCCCACTGTTTGATAGAATGGtgggggttggaagggagctggAAAGATTGTCTCATTCCACCCCGCTTCCATGGGCTGCGTGATCCCACGTTGATCCAAGCCCTGTTGAAcccggccttggacacttccaggcagccacagcatctTTGGGCCACTGGTGCCGGGGCATCACCACCCTCACGGGGAGGAATTTTTTCCCATGGTTTCCCCAGGTGTGTTCGGCTGCCCCACCACGGTGGCCAACGTGGAGACGGTGTCGGTGGCGCCCACGATCTGCCGGCGCGGCGGCGCCTGGTTCGCCAGCTTCGGCCGGGAGCGGAATTCCGGCACCAAGCTCTTCAACATCTCGGGGCACGTCAACACGCCCTGCACggtggaggaggagatgtcGGTGCCGCTGAAGGAGCTCATCGAGAAACACGCCGGTGAGCGCCGCGGCAGAgccgggccggagcggggccggggctgcctgTCTGACCCTCCTCTTTGCAGGGGGTGTCCGTGGGGGCTGGGACAACCTGCTGGCCGTCATCCCCGGCGGCTCCTCCAC is part of the Passer domesticus isolate bPasDom1 chromosome 6, bPasDom1.hap1, whole genome shotgun sequence genome and harbors:
- the CABP2 gene encoding calcium-binding protein 2 isoform X1 yields the protein MFFLFRAPQRRGTGSPAPAPCRGSPRRLGPGRRGSRGSRPAPRLRGPGAAGSRGRLSRGGASPPELQRAAEGPGPRPCPAFGQDGKPRSGTAGSGAGDPEDVLDAAQTPPMQGYSVLQGLVGPACIFLRQSIAITQRDRELRPEEIEELKQAFREFDKDHDGYISYKDLGECMRTMGYMPTEMELIELSQQITGGKVDFDDFVELMGPKMLAETADMIGIKELRDAFREFDTNGDGQISMAELREAMRKLLGQQLNYREVDEILKDVDLNGDGLVDFEEFVRMMSR
- the CDK2AP2 gene encoding cyclin-dependent kinase 2-associated protein 2, giving the protein MSYKPIAPAPATPGAASASPAPPGPGAPSAATSVPSPSGSVPGAAAPFRPLFNDFGPPSMGYVQAMKPPGAQGSQSTYTDLLSVIEEMGKEIRPTYAGSKSAMERLKRGIIHARALVRECLAETERNART
- the CABP2 gene encoding calcium-binding protein 2 isoform X2 gives rise to the protein MGNCTKTPERRLPKDGKPRSGTAGSGAGDPEDVLDAAQTPPMQGYSVLQGLVGPACIFLRQSIAITQRDRELRPEEIEELKQAFREFDKDHDGYISYKDLGECMRTMGYMPTEMELIELSQQITGGKVDFDDFVELMGPKMLAETADMIGIKELRDAFREFDTNGDGQISMAELREAMRKLLGQQLNYREVDEILKDVDLNGDGLVDFEEFVRMMSR
- the NDUFV1 gene encoding NADH dehydrogenase [ubiquinone] flavoprotein 1, mitochondrial; the encoded protein is MAGRQLLALRRLPAASFSTAPKKTQFGSLRDEDRIFTNLYGRHDWRLQGALRRGDWYKTKEILLKGVDWILGEIKTSGLRGRGGAGFPTGLKWSFMNKPPDGRPKYLVVNADEGEPGTCKDREIMRHDPHKLLEGCLVAGRAMGARAAYIYIRGEFYNEASNLQVAIREAYEAGLLGGDACGSGYAFDVFVVRGAGAYICGEETALIESIEGKQGKPRLKPPFPADVGVFGCPTTVANVETVSVAPTICRRGGAWFASFGRERNSGTKLFNISGHVNTPCTVEEEMSVPLKELIEKHAGGVRGGWDNLLAVIPGGSSTPLLPKSVCETVLMDFDSLVQAQSGLGTAAVIVMDKSTDIVKAIARLIEFYKHESCGQCTPCREGVDWMNKVMARFVRGDAQAAEIDALWEISKQIEGHTICALGDGAAWPVQGLIRHFRPELEERMRRFHEAKARAASA